A single Thermaerobacter sp. FW80 DNA region contains:
- a CDS encoding SpoIIIAH-like family protein has product MSKVQAGSPARFLVFLLVVAVVFAYIAAKWDDFNHQSALYEGSAGGVDLGQQGGAAVGLEGSEAGSSPSSEGAATGEGTAQLPGEATPDLEGGSFAELRVQRTAIYDRQIEQLQAIANDPDASASAREQAQQALVQLTQRQGVEQQIEQLIRSKGYEDAVVFVYDQAAIVVVKADRFAQADAARIADIVRQVTGIGYEGIRIVTRNG; this is encoded by the coding sequence ATGAGCAAAGTCCAGGCCGGTTCGCCGGCACGCTTCCTGGTCTTCCTGTTGGTGGTGGCGGTGGTCTTCGCGTACATCGCCGCCAAGTGGGACGACTTCAACCACCAGAGCGCCCTCTACGAGGGAAGCGCGGGCGGCGTCGACCTCGGTCAGCAGGGCGGCGCCGCGGTGGGCCTCGAGGGCAGCGAGGCGGGATCCAGCCCGTCGTCCGAGGGCGCGGCCACGGGCGAGGGCACCGCCCAGCTCCCCGGCGAGGCCACCCCCGATCTGGAGGGCGGCAGCTTCGCCGAACTGCGGGTGCAGCGGACGGCGATCTACGACCGCCAGATCGAGCAGCTCCAGGCCATCGCCAACGACCCCGACGCCAGCGCCAGCGCCCGCGAGCAGGCGCAGCAGGCGCTGGTCCAGCTGACCCAGCGGCAGGGGGTCGAGCAGCAGATCGAGCAGCTGATCCGCAGCAAGGGCTACGAGGACGCCGTGGTGTTCGTCTACGACCAGGCGGCGATCGTGGTGGTCAAGGCCGACCGCTTCGCCCAGGCCGACGCGGCACGGATCGCCGACATCGTCCGCCAGGTGACCGGCATCGGCTACGAGGGGATCCGCATCGTCACGCGCAACGGCTGA
- a CDS encoding stage III sporulation protein AB encodes MGWVGFGLVLLASSAWGWLRAAELARRPTALRILRSALQALESEIAFGAAPLPEAFARIARFYPDPAAVLFATAAAALDPPRSLGAAAAWEEALAAAARSAALGADDVAVLRALGPYLGATDRDDQVRHLRLAMARLEAAEAAARDLDQRWGRLYRYGGVLVGAFIGLLLL; translated from the coding sequence GTGGGGTGGGTTGGCTTCGGCCTGGTGCTCCTCGCCTCGTCAGCCTGGGGCTGGCTGCGCGCCGCGGAGCTGGCGCGACGCCCGACGGCGTTGCGGATCCTGCGTTCCGCCCTCCAGGCCCTGGAGAGCGAGATCGCCTTCGGCGCGGCACCGCTCCCCGAGGCGTTCGCCCGCATCGCGCGGTTCTACCCCGATCCCGCCGCGGTCCTCTTCGCGACGGCGGCGGCGGCCCTGGACCCGCCTCGCTCCCTGGGAGCCGCCGCGGCCTGGGAGGAGGCCCTGGCGGCCGCGGCCCGGTCCGCCGCGCTGGGCGCCGACGACGTGGCGGTGTTGCGGGCGCTGGGCCCCTACCTGGGGGCCACGGACCGGGACGACCAGGTCCGCCACCTGCGGCTGGCCATGGCGCGCCTCGAGGCCGCGGAGGCGGCGGCCCGCGACCTGGACCAGCGCTGGGGACGCCTGTACCGGTACGGCGGGGTGCTGGTCGGGGCCTTCATCGGGCTGCTGCTGCTGTAG
- the spoIIIAC gene encoding stage III sporulation protein AC, which yields MIDPNLILRLAGIGIIVTVVYTLLKTAGREEYAFTVLLAGLAVVLWMTVQVIVELFETIQSLFDLG from the coding sequence GTGATCGACCCCAACCTGATCCTGCGCCTGGCCGGCATCGGCATCATCGTCACGGTGGTCTACACCCTGCTCAAGACCGCCGGACGCGAGGAGTACGCCTTCACCGTGCTCCTGGCCGGCCTGGCGGTGGTGCTGTGGATGACGGTCCAGGTCATCGTCGAGCTCTTCGAGACCATCCAGAGCCTCTTCGATCTGGGCTGA
- a CDS encoding AAA family ATPase, whose product MTVHADDGLPRRGAPSQTAPVRPAAQPAHPQPGSTAAPDRAVAGEGGDDPWTVLERSLAPSLAQRLARVDAALRDRIDEIRVMTGQPLWLLLADGEGFVDAGGRLVGDPHRAPAVTAGEVAVCLERMTASSWYAVQEQARQGFLSLPGGHRVGLAGEVQVDAGRVERFRRVWGLVIRRARCVEGCALPLLPWLVEPGRTGPRLTSALLLGPPASGKTTVLRDLARLASRGVPGRLAAHRVAVIDERGELAGGGALDLGPRTAVLAHCPKETGIGLALRALSPEVLITDELGGPGDAAAVAEAVHAGVTVVATAHARDPEDLWGRRQLRALALAGAFRRLVVLERRPRPATPVAVYRRDGPARWSRLPLGTGGIAPPVARPP is encoded by the coding sequence ATGACCGTCCACGCCGACGACGGCCTTCCGCGACGGGGAGCGCCCTCCCAGACCGCGCCCGTCCGCCCCGCCGCGCAGCCGGCGCACCCGCAGCCCGGGTCGACCGCTGCGCCGGACCGGGCGGTGGCGGGCGAGGGGGGCGACGATCCGTGGACGGTCTTGGAGCGGTCCCTCGCCCCCAGCCTCGCCCAGCGCCTGGCGCGGGTGGACGCCGCCCTGCGCGACCGGATCGACGAGATCCGGGTCATGACGGGGCAACCCCTGTGGCTGCTGCTGGCCGACGGCGAGGGCTTCGTGGACGCCGGGGGCCGCCTGGTGGGCGATCCGCACCGGGCCCCGGCGGTGACGGCGGGGGAGGTGGCGGTATGCCTCGAGCGCATGACGGCCAGTTCCTGGTATGCCGTGCAGGAGCAGGCGCGCCAGGGCTTCCTCAGCCTGCCGGGGGGACACCGGGTGGGCCTCGCCGGCGAGGTGCAGGTGGACGCCGGTCGCGTCGAGCGCTTCCGTCGGGTCTGGGGTCTCGTGATCCGCCGCGCCCGCTGCGTCGAAGGCTGCGCGCTCCCCCTGCTCCCCTGGCTGGTGGAACCCGGCCGCACCGGTCCCCGGCTCACCAGCGCGCTGCTGCTCGGCCCGCCCGCCAGCGGCAAGACCACGGTCCTCCGCGACCTGGCCCGCCTGGCCAGCCGGGGCGTCCCGGGACGGTTGGCGGCCCACCGCGTGGCGGTGATCGACGAACGCGGCGAACTGGCCGGCGGCGGCGCCCTCGACCTCGGGCCGCGGACGGCCGTGCTCGCCCACTGCCCCAAGGAGACGGGGATCGGTCTCGCCTTGCGGGCCCTCTCGCCGGAGGTCCTGATCACGGACGAACTGGGCGGCCCCGGGGACGCGGCGGCGGTGGCCGAGGCCGTGCACGCCGGGGTGACGGTGGTGGCCACGGCCCACGCCCGCGATCCGGAGGACCTGTGGGGGCGCCGGCAGCTGCGCGCCCTGGCCCTGGCCGGGGCCTTCCGGCGGCTGGTGGTGCTGGAGCGCAGGCCGCGGCCGGCCACGCCGGTGGCCGTCTACCGCCGCGACGGCCCGGCCCGCTGGAGCCGGCTGCCGCTGGGGACGGGCGGGATCGCGCCCCCGGTCGCCAGGCCGCCGTGA
- the spoIIIAE gene encoding stage III sporulation protein AE, whose translation MLLAVLSVLLAGAASAAARAPAQAAAIPSLPRGDGTLAGGAAPPPAGPFPGAGMPAPAPGSDPAHRLAPTAPPAPAPAGGPGTGGGAPAAGDAGGPSAEGLPEAADLDELARRQWEATEGAAGFLEALERVRQQVGDAVPGLDWEHTLEALRQGRLPWDAGDLLGALVRVLAGEVATNSGLLLRLLVLAVLLAVLQAIENAFDNEAVARTAYAVTYLALIALALVSFRDALAISQQAIQGLVDFLLASLPVLLTLMASTGALATAGILHPLVVATAQSTSVVIAQGVLPLIFLAAVVDIAGHFPVGSSLSGLSRLLRQAALLVLGLAGTVFLAVVAIQGAAGTVADGIALRTAKYLVGAFVPVVGGMLADSVELVVTSSMLLKNAVNLLGMLAVFALVALPLLKLVALVFVYRLVAAAIQPVGPGHVTAALQSMGDHLVLVGAATAVVGLMFFVVLAVMLAAGNAAVMMR comes from the coding sequence GTGCTGCTCGCCGTGCTGTCCGTGCTCCTCGCCGGCGCCGCCTCTGCCGCCGCCCGCGCGCCCGCCCAGGCGGCGGCCATCCCCTCGCTGCCCCGCGGCGACGGGACCCTGGCGGGAGGAGCCGCGCCCCCGCCAGCCGGCCCCTTCCCCGGGGCCGGCATGCCCGCGCCGGCGCCCGGATCCGATCCCGCCCACCGCCTCGCGCCGACGGCGCCGCCCGCCCCCGCGCCTGCCGGCGGCCCGGGAACCGGCGGCGGGGCGCCCGCAGCCGGGGATGCTGGGGGGCCGTCCGCGGAGGGGCTGCCGGAGGCCGCCGACCTGGACGAACTGGCCCGCCGCCAGTGGGAGGCGACGGAGGGCGCCGCCGGCTTCCTCGAGGCCCTCGAGCGCGTCCGCCAGCAGGTCGGGGACGCGGTGCCGGGGCTGGATTGGGAGCACACCCTCGAGGCCCTGCGCCAGGGCCGCCTGCCCTGGGATGCCGGCGACCTGCTGGGCGCCCTGGTGCGGGTCCTGGCCGGCGAGGTGGCGACCAACAGCGGCCTCTTGTTGCGCCTGCTGGTGTTGGCGGTGCTGCTGGCGGTGCTCCAGGCCATCGAGAACGCCTTCGACAACGAGGCGGTGGCGCGGACGGCCTATGCCGTGACCTACCTGGCCCTGATCGCCCTGGCGCTGGTGAGCTTCCGGGACGCCCTGGCCATCAGCCAGCAGGCCATCCAGGGGCTGGTGGACTTCCTGCTGGCGAGCCTGCCCGTGCTGCTGACGTTGATGGCCAGCACGGGGGCCCTGGCGACGGCGGGGATCCTGCATCCGCTGGTGGTGGCCACCGCCCAGTCCACCAGCGTGGTCATCGCCCAGGGGGTGCTGCCCCTGATCTTCCTGGCGGCCGTGGTGGACATCGCCGGCCACTTCCCCGTCGGGTCCAGCCTGTCGGGTCTCTCCCGCCTGCTGCGCCAGGCGGCCCTGCTCGTCCTCGGGCTGGCGGGCACCGTCTTCCTCGCCGTGGTGGCGATCCAGGGGGCCGCGGGAACCGTGGCCGACGGCATCGCCCTGCGCACGGCCAAGTACCTGGTGGGCGCCTTCGTCCCCGTCGTGGGCGGGATGCTGGCCGACTCGGTGGAGCTGGTGGTCACCTCGTCGATGCTCCTCAAGAACGCCGTCAACCTGCTGGGGATGTTGGCCGTCTTCGCCCTGGTCGCCCTGCCGCTGCTGAAGCTGGTGGCCCTGGTCTTCGTCTACCGGTTGGTGGCCGCGGCCATCCAGCCGGTGGGACCCGGCCACGTCACCGCCGCCCTGCAGTCCATGGGCGATCACCTGGTCCTGGTGGGCGCGGCGACGGCGGTGGTCGGGCTGATGTTCTTCGTCGTGCTGGCGGTGATGCTGGCGGCCGGCAACGCGGCCGTGATGATGCGCTAG
- a CDS encoding stage III sporulation protein AF, with translation MGALSEWIRQVILVLILTGVVELALPAGTMRRYVQVVLGLLVLLAIIRPVLAWLGGEPATLVPAWERILEQAGAGAAPLADGVPGTPPRVDADHLAAAQDRTRSLALDLHRQRLVTLIREAVRTATGLEPLAIDLDLVTDPASPRWGAVLGLTLHLPAWSAVDQDPQVPAAPRGGLPWPQGAGGPSAAASDPGGAAAGSPRDGTDPEGGEGVLPGAIRPVEPVRVGPIGPGRHAAGGRGAGTGLGSAAGGRVVPLGEAARRSLAARVRQALAARLDLAPAAVRVVWVEAVEGGDAGATP, from the coding sequence ATGGGCGCCCTGAGCGAGTGGATCCGCCAGGTGATCCTGGTCCTGATCCTCACCGGCGTGGTGGAACTGGCCCTGCCGGCGGGCACGATGCGGCGCTACGTCCAGGTGGTGCTGGGGCTGCTGGTCCTGTTGGCCATCATCCGGCCCGTCCTGGCGTGGCTGGGCGGGGAGCCGGCGACCCTGGTCCCCGCGTGGGAGCGGATCCTGGAGCAGGCCGGCGCGGGCGCCGCCCCCCTCGCCGACGGCGTCCCGGGGACACCCCCGCGGGTGGACGCGGACCACCTCGCGGCGGCCCAGGACCGCACCCGCAGCCTGGCCCTCGACCTCCACCGCCAGCGGCTGGTGACGCTGATCCGCGAGGCGGTGCGCACCGCCACGGGCCTGGAGCCGCTGGCCATCGACCTCGACCTGGTGACGGACCCGGCATCGCCCCGGTGGGGAGCGGTCCTGGGGCTGACCCTCCACCTGCCCGCCTGGTCCGCGGTGGACCAGGACCCGCAGGTCCCGGCGGCGCCCCGGGGTGGGTTGCCGTGGCCGCAAGGCGCAGGCGGGCCGTCGGCGGCGGCCTCGGACCCCGGGGGCGCAGCGGCCGGATCCCCCCGTGACGGCACCGACCCCGAGGGCGGGGAGGGGGTCCTGCCGGGTGCCATCCGCCCGGTCGAACCGGTCCGGGTGGGGCCCATCGGGCCCGGCCGACACGCCGCGGGGGGGAGGGGAGCGGGGACGGGCCTGGGCTCTGCGGCGGGAGGCCGGGTCGTCCCCTTGGGCGAGGCCGCGCGCCGGTCGCTGGCGGCCCGGGTCCGCCAGGCCCTGGCCGCCCGCCTCGACCTCGCCCCGGCGGCGGTGCGGGTGGTCTGGGTCGAAGCCGTGGAGGGAGGTGATGCCGGTGCCACACCGTGA
- a CDS encoding adenine phosphoribosyltransferase has translation MAAETMEPAGPAPAEGGAVAGCAADGALAGRGAAQGAGEALRRWVRRVPDHPVPGVTFLDITPLLGHGPAFRQAVDALAAAVAGLEFDRILAIEARGFLLGAPLAVQLGKGFVPARKPGKLPLTVVRQAYELEYGQAAIEVHRDAIAPGDRVLIVDDVLATGGTSAAAAALVEQLGGRVAGFAYLIEIAALDGRRRLGDRPVRVVLRA, from the coding sequence GTGGCGGCGGAGACGATGGAGCCGGCGGGGCCGGCGCCCGCGGAGGGCGGAGCGGTCGCGGGCTGCGCGGCCGACGGCGCCCTGGCGGGGCGTGGTGCGGCCCAGGGGGCCGGCGAGGCGCTGCGGCGTTGGGTGCGCCGGGTCCCGGACCATCCCGTGCCGGGCGTGACCTTCCTCGACATCACGCCGCTGCTCGGCCACGGGCCCGCCTTCCGGCAGGCGGTGGACGCCTTGGCCGCGGCCGTCGCCGGGCTGGAGTTCGACCGCATCCTGGCCATCGAGGCCCGGGGCTTCCTCCTCGGGGCGCCGCTGGCGGTGCAGCTGGGCAAGGGCTTCGTCCCGGCGCGCAAGCCGGGCAAGCTCCCCTTGACGGTGGTCCGGCAGGCGTACGAGCTGGAGTACGGACAGGCGGCCATCGAAGTGCACCGGGACGCCATCGCGCCCGGCGATCGGGTGCTGATCGTGGACGACGTGCTGGCCACGGGCGGCACCAGCGCCGCCGCGGCGGCGCTGGTGGAACAGCTGGGCGGCCGCGTCGCGGGCTTCGCCTACCTGATCGAGATCGCGGCCCTCGACGGTCGTCGGCGGCTGGGCGACCGGCCGGTGCGGGTCGTGCTGCGCGCCTAG
- a CDS encoding Xaa-Pro peptidase family protein — MALTVTVERAAPTARRLERLRQRMAAEGLDALWVAAPANRRYLSGFSGSSGWLLITSQVAELWTDFRYLEQAAQEAPGFAVVRHEPQLYPHLARRLEELGVRRLGFEAEHVRYGEWQRMRAALPESVELVGIGGWVEQLRRIKDAAERAAIREAARIADEALLEVLAGLRPGLTEREVALRLEFAMRRRGAAAAAFDLIVVSGPRSALPHGQPGPHPIEAGQFVTLDYGAVVDGYCSDCTRTVVVGRATPRHREVYAVVLEAQRRALAAIRPGVTGAEVDRAARQVIEEAGYGDRFGHATGHGVGLEVHEGPRLSALAEEERLEPGMVVTVEPGIYIPGWGGVRIEDLVVVTDDGAEVLTRVSKELLEIGGA, encoded by the coding sequence ATGGCCTTGACGGTCACCGTGGAGCGGGCCGCCCCGACGGCCCGGCGCCTCGAGCGCCTGCGTCAGCGCATGGCCGCCGAGGGGCTCGACGCCCTGTGGGTCGCGGCCCCCGCGAACCGGCGCTACCTGAGCGGCTTCTCCGGCAGCTCGGGGTGGCTGCTGATCACCTCGCAGGTGGCGGAGCTGTGGACGGACTTCCGCTACCTCGAGCAGGCGGCCCAGGAGGCCCCGGGCTTCGCCGTGGTGCGGCACGAGCCCCAGCTCTACCCCCACCTGGCGCGGCGCCTCGAGGAGCTGGGGGTCCGCCGGCTGGGCTTCGAGGCCGAGCACGTGCGGTACGGGGAGTGGCAGCGGATGCGAGCGGCGCTGCCGGAGTCCGTCGAGCTGGTGGGGATCGGCGGTTGGGTCGAACAGCTGCGCCGCATCAAGGACGCGGCCGAACGGGCGGCCATCCGCGAGGCGGCGCGGATCGCCGACGAGGCGCTGCTGGAGGTGCTGGCGGGGCTGCGGCCGGGGTTGACGGAACGCGAGGTGGCGCTCCGGCTGGAGTTCGCCATGCGCCGGCGCGGCGCCGCGGCGGCGGCCTTCGACCTGATCGTGGTCTCCGGCCCCCGCTCCGCCCTGCCCCACGGCCAGCCGGGGCCCCATCCCATCGAGGCCGGGCAGTTCGTCACCCTGGACTACGGGGCGGTGGTCGACGGCTACTGCTCCGACTGCACGCGCACCGTGGTGGTGGGGCGCGCCACGCCCCGCCACCGGGAGGTCTACGCGGTGGTGCTGGAGGCCCAGCGACGCGCCCTGGCGGCGATCCGGCCGGGCGTCACCGGCGCCGAGGTCGACCGGGCGGCGCGCCAGGTGATCGAGGAGGCCGGCTACGGCGACCGCTTCGGGCACGCCACCGGCCACGGCGTCGGCCTGGAGGTCCACGAGGGGCCGCGCCTCTCGGCCCTGGCCGAGGAGGAGCGGCTGGAGCCGGGGATGGTGGTGACGGTGGAGCCCGGCATCTACATCCCCGGCTGGGGCGGGGTCCGCATCGAGGACCTGGTGGTGGTGACCGACGACGGCGCCGAGGTCCTGACCCGGGTCAGCAAGGAGCTGCTGGAGATCGGCGGGGCCTGA
- a CDS encoding stage III sporulation protein AG: MPHREGGRAGLALTLDWRDPRRRQQLLLVAALVLGVGLLVAGQLGSHARPPGSAGTSSRSPAAPATAAAVDPLEPMAAQLAARLEAILSQVRGAGRVQVEVHLARGPRYQYASNQVSTERRTEEQDAGGGRRTITEQRDERQLLLGGGTRRD, translated from the coding sequence GTGCCACACCGTGAGGGCGGGCGGGCCGGCCTGGCCCTGACCCTGGACTGGCGCGATCCCCGGCGACGCCAGCAGCTGCTCCTCGTGGCCGCGCTGGTCCTGGGGGTCGGGCTCCTGGTGGCGGGGCAGCTGGGCTCCCATGCCCGGCCCCCGGGGTCGGCGGGGACGTCCTCCCGCAGCCCGGCCGCTCCCGCCACGGCGGCGGCCGTGGATCCCCTGGAGCCGATGGCCGCCCAGCTGGCCGCCCGGCTGGAGGCCATCCTCTCCCAGGTCCGCGGCGCGGGCCGGGTGCAGGTCGAGGTCCACCTGGCCCGCGGGCCGCGGTACCAGTACGCGTCCAATCAGGTCTCCACCGAGCGACGCACCGAGGAACAGGACGCCGGGGGCGGCCGCCGGACCATCACCGAGCAGCGGGATGAGCGCCAGCTGCTCCTGGGAGGGGGGACGAGAAGGGACTGA
- the spoIIIAD gene encoding stage III sporulation protein AD: MTIAQVVGIALVASVLLVLLRQARPEWALLLSIVTAVAVFLLLVDDIAAIIRVLQEVADRADLDARYTATLLKIVGVAYLAEFGAQLCRDAGESALAAKVELAGKVVILLLAVPILMAVLELLIGLLPAA; encoded by the coding sequence ATGACGATCGCCCAGGTGGTCGGCATCGCCCTGGTGGCCAGCGTGCTGCTCGTGCTCCTGCGGCAGGCGCGGCCCGAGTGGGCGCTGCTGCTGAGCATCGTCACCGCCGTGGCCGTGTTCCTCCTGCTGGTGGACGACATCGCCGCCATCATCCGCGTCCTGCAGGAGGTGGCGGACCGGGCCGACCTGGACGCCCGCTACACCGCCACCCTGCTGAAGATCGTCGGCGTCGCGTACCTGGCCGAGTTCGGGGCGCAGCTGTGCCGCGACGCGGGCGAGTCCGCCCTGGCGGCCAAGGTGGAGCTGGCGGGCAAGGTGGTCATCCTGCTGCTGGCGGTGCCCATCCTCATGGCGGTGCTGGAGCTGTTGATCGGGCTGCTGCCGGCGGCGTGA
- a CDS encoding CD1247 N-terminal domain-containing protein codes for MGQLRQRVAYVSGLAAGLEVAGQTAEGRVLAGILEVLDAMAEEMERLDRRLGELGEYLGELDQDLFDLEEAVGGEEAGAEGDWGAAAPKGTVRDPSGDEEPTPADFEGAVVFDSGIPTRSTAPAGDAGRGGEAEAAGSPGRAGGEELVDGLLLECPRCGTAYAVARDELEFDREPEEGEQEFEWVCPNCGEVVHDFLPDAAPDDQDEPLTASAGGEATHPAGDGADPPSGGTRAAAGGAAAGTASAPVAPF; via the coding sequence ATGGGCCAGTTGCGCCAGCGCGTGGCGTACGTCAGCGGCCTGGCGGCGGGGCTGGAGGTGGCCGGCCAGACGGCCGAGGGACGGGTGTTGGCCGGCATCCTCGAGGTGCTCGACGCCATGGCCGAGGAGATGGAGCGGCTGGACCGCCGGCTGGGCGAGCTGGGCGAGTACCTGGGCGAGCTCGACCAGGACCTGTTCGACCTGGAGGAGGCGGTGGGGGGCGAGGAGGCCGGCGCCGAAGGCGACTGGGGTGCGGCGGCGCCGAAGGGGACCGTCCGCGACCCCAGCGGGGACGAGGAGCCGACGCCCGCGGACTTCGAGGGGGCCGTGGTGTTCGACTCTGGCATCCCGACCCGGTCGACGGCCCCGGCGGGTGACGCCGGCCGCGGGGGCGAGGCCGAGGCCGCCGGGAGCCCCGGCCGGGCGGGCGGCGAGGAGCTGGTGGACGGCCTGTTGCTGGAGTGTCCCCGCTGCGGCACCGCCTACGCCGTGGCCCGCGACGAGCTGGAATTCGACCGGGAGCCCGAGGAGGGCGAGCAGGAGTTCGAGTGGGTCTGTCCCAACTGCGGCGAGGTGGTCCACGACTTCCTCCCCGACGCCGCCCCCGACGACCAGGACGAGCCGCTGACCGCGAGCGCCGGGGGCGAGGCGACCCACCCCGCCGGCGACGGCGCGGATCCACCGTCGGGCGGGACGCGGGCGGCCGCAGGCGGCGCGGCCGCCGGCACGGCGTCGGCGCCCGTCGCCCCCTTCTGA
- the efp gene encoding elongation factor P: MIQAGDFKNGMAVVIDGQVHQVLEFQHVKPGRGQAFVRAKIKNLETGATVNRTFSPDERFPLAHIEKRDMQYLYEADGQYFFMDTETYDQVGLASEQLGDAVRFLKEGMVVKVLKTGDKTLGIELPTAVDLKVVETEPGVRGDTAQGGSKPAKLETGAVVQVPLFVDTGDVIRVDTRTGEYVERVS; this comes from the coding sequence GTGATCCAGGCGGGTGACTTCAAGAACGGCATGGCCGTGGTCATCGACGGACAGGTTCACCAGGTGCTGGAGTTCCAGCACGTCAAGCCCGGACGCGGCCAGGCCTTCGTGCGCGCCAAGATCAAGAACCTGGAGACGGGGGCGACGGTCAACCGCACCTTCAGCCCCGACGAGCGCTTCCCCCTGGCCCACATCGAGAAGCGGGACATGCAGTACCTCTACGAGGCCGACGGCCAGTACTTCTTCATGGACACCGAGACCTACGACCAGGTGGGGCTGGCGAGCGAGCAGCTCGGGGACGCCGTCCGGTTCCTCAAGGAGGGCATGGTCGTCAAGGTCCTGAAGACGGGCGACAAGACCCTGGGCATCGAGCTGCCGACGGCGGTGGACCTGAAGGTCGTGGAGACCGAACCCGGCGTCCGCGGCGACACCGCGCAGGGCGGGTCCAAGCCCGCGAAGCTCGAGACCGGCGCCGTGGTGCAGGTGCCGCTCTTCGTCGACACCGGCGACGTGATCCGGGTGGACACCCGCACCGGCGAGTACGTGGAGCGGGTCTCCTGA
- a CDS encoding Asp23/Gls24 family envelope stress response protein, which translates to MDEQAEFLPLPGEDEGGHIRIASEVVSVIAGIAAMEIDGVAGMASGGLVGGLSEMLGWKNLGKGVKVEVGERECTIDLFMIVRYGVRIPQVAERVQDNVKRAVETMTGLRVRSVNIHIQGVAFPEAQREAEARAK; encoded by the coding sequence ATGGACGAGCAGGCCGAGTTCCTCCCCCTCCCGGGGGAGGACGAGGGCGGTCACATCCGCATCGCCAGCGAGGTGGTCAGCGTCATCGCCGGGATCGCCGCCATGGAGATCGACGGCGTCGCCGGCATGGCCAGTGGAGGCCTGGTGGGCGGCCTCTCGGAGATGCTGGGGTGGAAGAACCTCGGCAAGGGCGTCAAGGTCGAGGTCGGCGAACGGGAGTGCACCATCGACCTGTTCATGATCGTCCGCTACGGCGTCCGCATCCCCCAGGTGGCCGAGCGGGTGCAGGACAACGTCAAGCGCGCCGTCGAGACCATGACCGGCCTGCGGGTGCGCAGCGTGAACATCCACATCCAGGGGGTGGCGTTCCCGGAGGCGCAGCGGGAGGCGGAGGCCCGGGCCAAGTAG